The DNA segment TTCTTCGATGTTGGGATAGCAGGCTGTCTAATGTTGATATCCTCACTCTTCCTGCCGAAGATACGTGTGATCACCATACTTGGAGGTTTGCTTTCCATTGGCATGGTCCTCCTGATCTACATCTTTAACTGGAGGGAAAATGCCAGCATCTGGCTTTACGATAGGATCCATCCCATCATCAGCAAACTTCCCATCAGGGAGGAGGTTCTCAACAACCTCTACCTCAAGTTCACCGAGGGTTTAAGGGGTATGATCCAGTACACACACTCCTTCAGCAACTTCAAAAACCTGACCTTTGTGTTTTTCCTGTCTGGAGCTTCATGGCTTCTTGAATGTGTTCGTCTTCTGGTTGTTTTCTACGCCTTCAACATTGAAATAAATTTCACAGCCATCGTTGTCATATTCCTTATTGCAAACCTTGTGGGAATTGTTACAGCCCTTCCTGGAGGAATAGGTTCAATAGAAATATCTTTAACAGGATTATTTGTGTTATTTGGTGTTCCCGGAGCTT comes from the Methanobacterium aggregans genome and includes:
- a CDS encoding UPF0104 family protein — protein: MKQFYVLVVSFVLLILLVLWLGPSNIIHALETADLRFIVLAAFIHLVVIGVRSLRWGFIINQTTEFKKNYVVKTIGLFAGNFSPARSAGEVLNAVAGKKINGISLSEGLSAGLTERFFDVGIAGCLMLISSLFLPKIRVITILGGLLSIGMVLLIYIFNWRENASIWLYDRIHPIISKLPIREEVLNNLYLKFTEGLRGMIQYTHSFSNFKNLTFVFFLSGASWLLECVRLLVVFYAFNIEINFTAIVVIFLIANLVGIVTALPGGIGSIEISLTGLFVLFGVPGALSGSIALVDRLVSFWLVTALGIIFSSYYAKDILEDIKGYTLDLKGSE